GCGCAGCAACGCCAGCGCCGTGTAGCTGGGGTAGTCGTAGCGGCCGTCGAACTTGTCCAGGAGAACGTCGAGGAAGGGCCCGGCATGGGCGTCCCGGACACCTCCGGCGCCACCCGCGTCCGCTGCGAGGAGCAGGGCGCGGCATTCGGCCAGGAGCGACAGGAGCTCCTCGTCGAGGAAGTGCTTTCCCACGGCACGCAGACGGCCGATGACACCGTCGTACGGAAATTCCTCCGCCCCTCCGGAACCGCACCAGGCGGAGAGCTCGTGCCGGAGCGCTGTGTCGGTCGCTGTCATCTCGTTTCTCCTTGGGCCCGGCAGTGGATGGTTCGAGATTCACCGGAACCCCTGGAAGAACGCTCAAGTCTCGCTCCACAACAGACCCGGACCCGGTGGAGGCCGCCCCGTCCGCCCCCGGTCGGGCGGTCGCGCCCACAGCACCGGTAGGGGAACGGTCGAGAACGGGTCCGGCCCGGTGGCCGCCGCGCCCGCCGCCGCCTACGGTGGGGCGCCTCGGGCACTCCGTTCCTCCGCAGGGCCGAAAAGCTGGACGCCCGCGTATGGAGTTGAGCGTTGTGGCTATGGCCCGTCTCATCGGACTGGAGTTGACTGATCGGCATGACGAACACGCAGAACGGACAGACGACCGAGAAGAAGACGACCCTGGTGATCGGCGGCACCGGCAAGACCGGACGCCGGGTCGCGGAGCGGCTCACCGCACGGGGGCTGCCGGTGCGTGTGGGCTCGCGCAACGGCGAACCGCCCTTCGACTGGGAGAACCCCGGCACCTGGGAGGCGGCACTGGACGGCGTCGGGGCCGTCTACGTCACCTACTACCCCGACCTCGCCTTCCCGGGCGCCGCCGAAGCCGTCGGAGCCTTCTCCGCACTCGCCGTGAAGAAGGGCGCGCGCCGCCTGGTGCTGCTCTCCGGACGCGGCGAGGAGGGCGCGGTCATCAGCGAGGACAAGCTCAAGGAGTCCGGCGCCGACTGGACCGTCGTACGGGCCAACTGGTTCAACCAGAACTTCAACGAGAGCTTCTTCCTGGAGCCCGTCCTCTCCGGGGAGCTCGCCCTGCCGACCGCCGACGCCGTGGAGCCGTTCGTCGACGCCGACGACATCGCCGACGTCGTCACCGCGGCCCTCACCGACGACAAGCACATCGGCCGGACCTACGAACTGTCCGGCCCCCGGCTGCTCAGCTTCCACGACGTGGCCGCCGAACTGTCGAAGGCCACCGGCCGGGAGATCACCTACATCCCGGTCGGGCTCGACGACTACCGGGCGGTCCTGCGGGAGAACGGGCTGCCGGTCGAGTTCGCCGACCTGTTCGGCCTGATCCTCGACGGACGCAACGCCAGCGTCGTCCACGGGGTGGAGGAGGCCCTCGGCCGCAAGCCGCGGGACTTCTCCGACTTCGCGAAGGACGCCGCCGCGACCGGCGTCTGGAACGTCTGAGAACCGGTCCGGGAACCCCGGCGCCACGGCCCCGGAGTCCGTCGGGGACCACCCGACGGACTCCCGGCCGCGGCACCGGACCCCGAACCGCGCACGGCCTGAACCACGCGCACGGCATGATCCGAACGAGAGGCCCCAGGAGGCGACCATGAGCAGCACCATGTCCAGCGAGCGCCTGGACACCCTGCCCGGACACTTCCACGGCTTCGCGCTCATGCACGTGGCGATGCGCCGCGACGCGCGACGGCTGACGGCCGCCGCGCCCCGGCTCGCCGCCACCGGACCGGACCCGGCCGTCGCCGAGTGGTGGCAACGGCTGCGCGACGTCATCGACTGGCACCACCACAGCGAGGACGAACTGCTCTGGCCCGAACTGCTGCGCCGGCTGCCCGGCGCCGAGGACGTGGCACGGGCCCTGGACGGGGACCACGCCGAGCTGGACGCGGCGATGGACGGAGTGGGCGCCGCCCTGCGGCCGGGTGCCGACCCGGCGGCGATGACACCGGCGGCCGCCCGCTTCGACGAGGTCCTGCACGAACACCTCGCGGCCGAGGAGAAGGTCGTCTTCCCGCTCTTCGCCCGCCTCGACGCCCGGGACTACCTGGCACTGGAGCAACGCCTGGTGCGCACCGCGCCGCGGGGCGTCCTCACGTACCTCCCGCCGTGGATGTTCGACGGCGCGGAACCACGGTCCGTGTCCCTGGTCGCGGCGACGATGCCGCCACCGGTACGCCTCCTCGGCCGTACGGTGCTCAGACGCCGCTACGAGCGCGGACTCGCCGCGATCGCCACCCCCGGCCGACGGAACTGATCACTCCCCGGCCGACGGAACTGATCGTCACCCCGGCCGATGGAACCGATCGTCACCCCCCCCGGCCGACGGAACCGACGGAAGGAACCCCGCAATGTCCACGGCAGCCCAGCCCGCGCTCACCGCCGCCACCATCGCCATGGGGCTCAGCGCGGGTCTGTACTTCGCCTTCGACGTCTCCGTGATGCCGGGACTGGACCGGGGCGACGACCGGACGTACCTCACCGCGATGAACCACATCAACGAGGCGATCGAGAACGGCCTGTTCGGCCTCGTCTTCATCGGCGCCTTCCTCGCCACGGCCGTCGCCGGCGGACAGCTCCGGCGCATCGGGCGGCGCACCGCGGCCCGGTGGACCTGGGCGGCCCTCGGGTTCTACACCACCGCGCTCGCCCTGACGGCCACCGTCAACATCC
The nucleotide sequence above comes from Streptomyces sp. ML-6. Encoded proteins:
- a CDS encoding anthrone oxygenase family protein, translated to MSTAAQPALTAATIAMGLSAGLYFAFDVSVMPGLDRGDDRTYLTAMNHINEAIENGLFGLVFIGAFLATAVAGGQLRRIGRRTAARWTWAALGFYTTALALTATVNIPLNRRLAASGRTAGELAELRRAFTSTWVRSNAARTLACTAALVCLGRALASSRP
- a CDS encoding NAD(P)H-binding protein, which encodes MTNTQNGQTTEKKTTLVIGGTGKTGRRVAERLTARGLPVRVGSRNGEPPFDWENPGTWEAALDGVGAVYVTYYPDLAFPGAAEAVGAFSALAVKKGARRLVLLSGRGEEGAVISEDKLKESGADWTVVRANWFNQNFNESFFLEPVLSGELALPTADAVEPFVDADDIADVVTAALTDDKHIGRTYELSGPRLLSFHDVAAELSKATGREITYIPVGLDDYRAVLRENGLPVEFADLFGLILDGRNASVVHGVEEALGRKPRDFSDFAKDAAATGVWNV
- a CDS encoding hemerythrin domain-containing protein: MSSTMSSERLDTLPGHFHGFALMHVAMRRDARRLTAAAPRLAATGPDPAVAEWWQRLRDVIDWHHHSEDELLWPELLRRLPGAEDVARALDGDHAELDAAMDGVGAALRPGADPAAMTPAAARFDEVLHEHLAAEEKVVFPLFARLDARDYLALEQRLVRTAPRGVLTYLPPWMFDGAEPRSVSLVAATMPPPVRLLGRTVLRRRYERGLAAIATPGRRN